The Pseudolabrys sp. FHR47 genome contains a region encoding:
- a CDS encoding flagellin: MANGITLSAGVRANLLSLQNTAQLMQTTQNRLATGKKVNSALDNPINFFTSQSLQSRAGDLNSLLDSMSNGIQTIQAANNGLTSITNTVQSMQSTLNQALQDSSWQSASYSIDSTTIGTGSVKNLSFSGGAVTGTVNIAVNSIATAGTQSTLSTSSAYLAPSVADPASTESGTYYGLVGASTYTFKVNGQDITLTSATTGTQSGDTLAHAKTSIQAQLDARFGAGSFTVGANTAGDGFSITGKADGTNDVVISNQAGTGAAATQATFAGGAFTALTGTDTYSFDFNDGTSTTAITLTTAQGASAATARAAIQSQLDTAYGAGAFTVSGTTGITITGRANGTNSVIISNQAAVDNGGGATATGIGLGTTTQTSNGAVANNTSGLGLGSTTTTSYGTPADPYDFTVNGTSVTVAAGTGLAAAITSINGQLTTAGSAFEAFDNSGSLGIREIAAGGTTLTIGGTDATALFGATLTNTGTAAGTAAVKTVDQLVAAINADAGLTGKVKASNDNGSLRITNLSLTDLSVVGATSTQVNGGTGGANTQTISGNTVRKGLVQQFNNLRDQLDKYATDASYNGINLLSGDNLKLTLNETGSSTINIQAKDANGNVLTINSTNLNISAAQNANFDSNTAINSVLSTLTTSLSTLRSQGSSFGSNLSTVQNRQDFTKAMINTLQTGADNLVLADTNEEGANLLALQTRQSLSTTALSLSAQADQAVLSLFG; this comes from the coding sequence ATGGCTAACGGTATCACTTTGTCCGCCGGCGTGCGGGCGAACCTGCTCTCGCTGCAGAACACCGCGCAGTTGATGCAGACCACCCAGAACCGCCTTGCCACCGGCAAGAAGGTCAACTCCGCCCTCGACAACCCGATCAACTTCTTCACGTCGCAGTCGCTGCAGAGCCGCGCCGGCGATCTGAACTCGTTGCTCGACTCGATGTCGAACGGCATTCAGACCATCCAGGCCGCGAACAACGGTCTGACCTCGATCACCAACACCGTGCAGTCGATGCAGTCGACCCTGAACCAGGCTCTCCAGGACTCGTCCTGGCAGTCCGCCTCGTACTCGATCGACTCCACCACGATCGGCACCGGCTCGGTGAAGAATCTGTCGTTCTCGGGCGGCGCCGTCACCGGCACCGTGAACATCGCCGTGAACAGCATCGCTACCGCCGGCACCCAGTCGACCTTGTCGACCTCGTCGGCTTACCTCGCGCCGAGCGTCGCCGACCCGGCGTCGACGGAAAGCGGCACCTACTACGGTCTGGTCGGCGCTTCGACCTACACGTTCAAGGTCAACGGGCAGGACATCACCCTGACCTCGGCTACCACGGGCACCCAGTCGGGTGACACGCTGGCCCACGCCAAGACCTCGATCCAGGCTCAGCTCGACGCCCGCTTCGGCGCCGGCTCGTTCACTGTCGGTGCCAACACCGCGGGTGACGGCTTCTCGATCACCGGCAAGGCCGACGGCACCAACGACGTCGTCATCAGCAACCAGGCTGGTACGGGTGCTGCGGCGACGCAGGCGACCTTCGCGGGTGGTGCGTTTACCGCTCTGACCGGCACCGACACCTACTCGTTCGACTTCAATGACGGCACGAGCACCACGGCGATCACCCTCACGACGGCTCAGGGTGCCAGCGCCGCGACGGCTCGCGCTGCCATCCAGTCGCAGTTGGACACCGCCTACGGCGCCGGCGCCTTCACGGTCAGCGGCACCACCGGTATCACCATCACCGGTCGGGCTAACGGCACGAACAGTGTGATCATCAGCAACCAGGCTGCGGTTGACAACGGTGGTGGCGCGACTGCGACCGGTATCGGCCTCGGCACGACCACTCAGACCAGCAACGGCGCCGTGGCCAACAACACCTCGGGCCTGGGCCTGGGTTCGACCACGACGACCAGCTACGGCACCCCGGCCGATCCGTATGACTTCACCGTCAACGGCACCTCGGTTACCGTTGCCGCCGGCACCGGTCTTGCTGCTGCGATCACCAGCATCAACGGCCAGCTGACGACGGCCGGTAGCGCGTTCGAAGCCTTCGACAACAGCGGCTCGCTCGGCATCCGTGAAATCGCGGCTGGCGGCACCACGCTGACCATCGGCGGCACCGACGCCACCGCGCTGTTCGGCGCCACCCTCACCAACACCGGTACGGCGGCGGGCACCGCGGCGGTCAAGACCGTCGACCAGCTCGTGGCGGCGATCAACGCCGACGCCGGCCTGACCGGCAAGGTGAAGGCCTCGAACGACAACGGCAGCCTGCGCATCACCAACCTGTCGCTGACCGATCTCTCGGTCGTCGGCGCCACCTCGACCCAGGTCAACGGTGGTACGGGCGGTGCGAACACGCAGACCATCTCCGGCAACACCGTGCGTAAGGGCCTCGTGCAGCAGTTCAACAACCTGCGCGACCAGCTCGACAAGTACGCGACCGATGCCTCCTACAACGGCATCAACCTGCTGTCCGGCGATAACCTCAAGCTGACGCTGAACGAAACCGGGTCCTCGACCATCAACATCCAGGCCAAGGACGCCAACGGCAACGTTCTGACGATCAACTCGACGAACCTGAACATCAGCGCTGCCCAGAACGCGAACTTCGACTCGAACACCGCGATCAACTCGGTGCTCTCGACGCTCACCACGTCGCTGTCGACGCTGCGTTCCCAGGGTTCGTCGTTCGGTTCGAACCTGTCGACCGTGCAGAACCGCCAGGACTTCACCAAGGCGATGATCAACACCCTCCAGACCGGTGCGGACAACCTCGTCCTCGCCGACACCAACGAGGAAGGTGCCAACCTGCTCGCCCTGCAGACCCGTCAGTCGCTGTCCACCACGGCGCTGTCGCTGTCCGCCCAGGCCGACCAGGCGGTGCTGTCGCTCTTCGGCTAA
- the flgJ gene encoding flagellar assembly peptidoglycan hydrolase FlgJ, which translates to MSALGGISLPLPGQSATDLIKSQATVAKAKSAYGFTPEQIKARAKKSSEDFEAVFLNSMFQDMFTGIDGEGPFGGSGAGGVWRSFLTDEYAKSFAKAGGVGIAKQVYSTLLAQQEIRS; encoded by the coding sequence ATGAGCGCTCTCGGCGGCATCTCGCTTCCCCTCCCCGGCCAGTCGGCCACTGACCTAATCAAGAGCCAGGCAACCGTCGCCAAAGCCAAGTCGGCCTATGGGTTCACGCCCGAGCAGATAAAGGCTCGCGCGAAGAAGTCGTCGGAAGACTTCGAGGCCGTGTTTCTCAACAGCATGTTCCAGGACATGTTCACCGGCATCGACGGCGAAGGCCCGTTCGGTGGGTCCGGCGCCGGCGGCGTGTGGCGCTCGTTCCTGACCGACGAATACGCCAAGAGCTTCGCCAAGGCCGGCGGTGTCGGCATCGCCAAACAGGTCTACAGCACCCTGCTCGCCCAACAGGAGATCCGCTCGTGA